A window of the bacterium genome harbors these coding sequences:
- a CDS encoding sigma-54 dependent transcriptional regulator, with the protein MQRKRILIIDDDTSLNEALETLLSDAGYSVFCAESGESGIEIVRKEPIDLVLLDLRLEDISGLDLLTQIKSVRAETSVIMITGVGTIEDAVEAMRRGADNFIVKPVDPPRLLVLVEKGFESGSLRRKAAQLERLSNAARVLFLGKARAIQDAIKLIEVVAPRDTTVLLRGETGTGKGLIARRIHETSPRSKHPFVELNCAGLQRDLTESELFGHERGSFTGAHERKIGLFEAANGGTLFLDEIGEMDYSIQPKLLNVLEQKRFRRIGGVAEIEVDVRLIAATHRDLTKEITAGKFREDLFYRLNVFTIPVPPLRQRKEDILSLAEKFLQEFGGVQDGISHEAAELLSSYDWPGNVRELRNVMERAAILCPSRSQVLISHLPQFTGPSDAHTRSRSEPLTVNDAELKLFELALRTHNYNLKATARDLGVSRGTLYRKIKKHKIALPKT; encoded by the coding sequence ATGCAGAGGAAACGCATATTGATCATCGATGATGATACGTCTTTGAACGAGGCGCTCGAGACATTGTTGTCAGATGCAGGCTACTCAGTTTTTTGCGCTGAGTCCGGAGAATCAGGAATCGAGATTGTCCGCAAGGAACCGATCGATCTGGTTCTCCTAGACCTGCGATTGGAGGACATCAGCGGCCTGGATTTGCTGACGCAAATTAAATCGGTCCGAGCAGAAACTTCTGTGATCATGATCACCGGTGTTGGAACCATTGAAGATGCTGTTGAGGCAATGCGGCGCGGGGCAGATAACTTTATTGTGAAACCGGTCGATCCTCCAAGACTACTGGTTCTCGTTGAAAAGGGATTCGAGTCAGGTAGCCTTCGCCGTAAGGCTGCCCAGCTGGAAAGATTAAGCAATGCCGCACGTGTTTTGTTCCTGGGAAAAGCCAGGGCGATCCAGGATGCAATAAAGCTGATAGAAGTTGTTGCGCCAAGAGACACGACGGTCCTACTTCGCGGAGAGACGGGAACCGGAAAGGGACTGATCGCGCGTCGAATCCATGAAACTTCGCCGCGGAGCAAACATCCTTTTGTAGAGCTGAACTGCGCCGGATTGCAACGTGATTTAACGGAATCAGAACTCTTTGGACATGAAAGAGGGTCGTTCACCGGAGCTCATGAAAGGAAAATCGGTCTCTTCGAAGCAGCAAACGGCGGAACTCTGTTTTTGGATGAAATTGGAGAAATGGATTATTCCATACAGCCTAAACTCTTAAATGTTTTGGAACAAAAGAGGTTTCGCCGAATTGGAGGAGTCGCAGAAATTGAAGTGGATGTCCGCTTGATTGCGGCAACCCATCGCGATCTAACCAAGGAAATTACTGCCGGCAAGTTTCGCGAAGATCTCTTTTATCGCCTGAATGTTTTTACAATTCCAGTGCCGCCGCTTCGACAGAGAAAGGAAGACATTCTTTCGCTGGCAGAAAAATTTCTGCAAGAATTCGGCGGTGTGCAGGATGGAATTTCACACGAAGCTGCGGAATTACTTTCCTCATACGACTGGCCGGGGAATGTTCGCGAGCTTAGAAATGTTATGGAACGCGCCGCCATTCTTTGTCCGAGCCGATCCCAGGTCTTAATCTCCCATCTTCCCCAATTTACCGGTCCATCGGACGCCCATACGAGATCCCGCTCCGAGCCCCTGACTGTCAACGATGCCGAACTCAAGCTATTCGAATTGGCGCTTCGAACGCATAACTACAATTTGAAAGCCACCGCCCGTGACCTTGGTGTCTCCCGCGGCACTCTCTACAGAAAAATAAAGAAACACAAGATCGCGCTTCCAAAAACGTGA
- a CDS encoding response regulator → MVQPLLVTKQLRQKMDKKCVLIVDDDEAILESLAGLFQTDDVIVEGASTLEEATKLLSAHAFDLVILDLRLSSGASLEGLDLLSLIKTKAPKTHVVLMTAYGAQEIEREAIRRGASSYFEKSIPISEFRNRLKALGISV, encoded by the coding sequence GTGGTACAGCCCTTGCTCGTTACAAAACAGCTTCGACAGAAAATGGATAAGAAGTGTGTGCTCATTGTCGATGATGATGAAGCGATTTTGGAAAGTCTTGCGGGACTCTTTCAGACCGATGATGTAATAGTTGAAGGAGCAAGTACTCTGGAAGAGGCAACAAAATTGCTGAGTGCTCATGCCTTTGATTTGGTGATTTTGGATCTACGTCTCTCATCGGGTGCCTCGCTGGAAGGACTTGATTTGTTATCGCTGATTAAAACGAAGGCTCCGAAAACGCATGTAGTTCTGATGACCGCGTACGGCGCACAGGAGATCGAACGCGAAGCAATAAGGAGGGGAGCGTCGAGTTATTTTGAGAAATCCATTCCCATCAGCGAATTTAGGAACCGCCTCAAGGCTCTCGGTATTTCTGTCTAG
- a CDS encoding tRNA-binding protein, producing the protein MPAPIKPLITSEELQRIDIRVGTIVAVDEVSSSNKLVKLTVEFGDHRRAILAGMKKERANPKEIEGKQALFVVNLATRKMAGEVSEGMLFDIGYADGITPVLALPEKLVPDGTRAE; encoded by the coding sequence ATGCCTGCTCCCATCAAACCGTTGATCACTTCCGAAGAGTTACAAAGAATTGACATACGCGTCGGCACCATCGTTGCGGTTGACGAGGTGTCTTCGTCTAATAAATTAGTAAAACTTACTGTTGAATTTGGCGACCACCGGCGAGCCATACTTGCCGGTATGAAAAAAGAGCGCGCGAATCCCAAAGAAATTGAAGGGAAACAAGCGTTATTTGTAGTGAATCTCGCTACACGAAAAATGGCCGGCGAGGTCTCGGAAGGAATGCTTTTTGACATCGGCTATGCCGATGGAATTACGCCGGTTCTCGCCCTTCCGGAGAAACTGGTGCCGGACGGAACACGAGCCGAGTAA